In a genomic window of Epinephelus fuscoguttatus linkage group LG23, E.fuscoguttatus.final_Chr_v1:
- the LOC125884165 gene encoding uncharacterized protein LOC125884165 isoform X8, with translation MSKVQMLRALVKQRLSAAAEEIFGLFERTIAEYEEELCRSKEENERQRKLLDAVFNPQLRLHRADIQQLSVVKKEVPPEQQEWSSSVDQEDPEPPNIKEEQEELWISQEGEQLQGLEEDDITKFTSTPVPVKSEDDEEKPQSSQLHQRHTEQMETEAEGEDCGGAEPARNSDPDTHLQPETVHKTRESSEPETDDSDDWKETRKPHEMEYTLAQRIQRRRRQQVYRLRTTYLNITEEECRRKLHLSRQAVTEICHLLSADLETHANTPYTLPIAVKVTAALYFFASGSFQHPLSSVGGISQRAMSSAIHAVTSGLVRHASEFIQFPMTPDSQNRVKQEFWVRFGFPGVLGAIDCTHVQLRAPTQNAVMYINRKGTHSINVQVICDAACKVIHVFANYPGSSHDSFILANSVIPAVFQGDPPLEGWLLGDNGYPLKTWLITPYITPTTLRALSFNQKHTKARSVIERTFGMLKMRFRCLDKSGGTLQYSPQKVGAFFVACCVLHNIAIRHGCLLDQNEDTVQDLQRREAELHVPLPINPNTPAARARRDQLAEELHHL, from the exons ATGTCTAAAGTCCAAATGCTGAGAGCGTTGGTGAAGCAGCGACTAAGTGCGGCTGCTGAAGAGATATTTGGGCTGTTTGAAAGAACGATAGCAGAGTACGAGGAGGAACTTTGTCGATCAAAAGAGGAGAACGAGCGACAACGGAAACTACTGGACGCTGTTTTCAACCCTCAGCTTCggttacacagagcag acaTCCAGCAGCTGTCGGTGGTTAAAAAAGAGgttccccctgagcagcaggagtggagctccagtgtggaccaggaggacccagagcctccaaacattaaagaggaacaggaggaactctggatcagtcaggagggagagcagcttcaagggctggaggaggatgatatcaccaagttcacatccactcctgtccctgtgaagagtgaagatgatgaagagaaacctcagtcctcacagcttcatcaaagacacactgaacagatggaaacagaagcagagggagaggactgtggaggagcagaaccagccaggaactcagatccagatacacatttacaaccaGAGACTGTTCACAAGACGAGAGAGTCCTCTGAacctgagactgatgacagtgatgattggAAGGAGACCAGAAAACCTCA TGAAATGGAGTACACCCTAGCACAGAGGATCCAGAGACGGCGGAGGCAGCAGGTCTACAGGCTGAGGACCACATACCTCAACATCACGGAGGAGGAATGTCGCAGAAAACTCCATCTCTCTCGCCAGGCTGTGACTGAAATATGCCATCTCCTGTCAGCTGATCTGGAGACGCATGCCAACACTCCCTATACCCTCCCCATTGCTGTAAAAGTCACTGCTGCGCTATATTTCTTTGCAAGTGGGTCATTTCAGCATCCGCTGAGTTCAGTTGGAGGCATATCCCAACGTGCCATGAGTTCGGCCATACATGCAGTCACATCAGGCCTAGTCCGACATGCAAGTGAATTTATTCAGTTCCCCATGACACCTGACAGCCAAAATCGAGTTAAACAGGAGTTCTGGGTGAGGTTTGGGTTCCCTGGGGTCCTGGGTGCAATTGATTGCACCCATGTGCAACTACGGGCCCCAACACAGAATGCTGTGATGTACATCAACCGTAAGGGAACCCATTCCATAAATGTCCAGGTGATCTGCGATGCAGCCTGTAAAGTTATACATGTATTCGCTAATTATCCTGGGTCAAGCCATGACTCCTTCATACTAGCCAACTCTGTCATTCCTGCAGTCTTCCAAGGGGATCCCCCCCTGGAGGGGTGGCTGTTAGGGGACAACGGCTATCCATTAAAGACATGGCTGATTACACCGTATATCACGCCTACAACACTGCGTGCATTGTCGTTcaaccaaaaacacacaaaagcacgCAGTGTAATAGAACGAACGTTTGGAATGCTAAAAATGCGCTTCAGATGTTTGGATAAGTCAGGTGGTACATTACAATACAGCCCTCAGAAGGTCGGAGCATTCTTCGTGGCATGTTGTGTGTTGCATAACATTGCCATACGCCATGGATGTCTCTTGGATCAAAATGAGGACACAGTACAGGACTTACAGAGGCGTGAGGCTGAACTGCATGTGCCGTTGCCAATTAACCCAAATACGCCAGCGGCACGGGCGAGGAGAGATCAGCTGGCAGAAGAGCTGCATCACCTGTAG
- the LOC125884175 gene encoding zinc finger protein 771-like, with amino-acid sequence MSKVQMLRALVKQRLTAAAEEIFGLFERTIAEYEEELCRSKEENERQRKRLDAVINSQLGLHRADIQQPSVVKEEVPPEQQEWSSSVDQEDPEPPHIKEEQEELWISQEGEQLQGLEEDDDITEFTSTPVLVKSDDDEEKPDPDRHLQPEYDDKFGAPSEPDTDDSEDFWKETRKPQSGLIFHENDEVPVSDLIVGEKPFSCSECGKRFGQSGDLKRHMRSHTGEKPFSCSQCGKRFSQNGNLKRHMISHTGEKPFSCSECGKRFGLSENLNVHMRSHTGEKSFSCPGCEKRFRRSGDLRTHMRIHTGEKPFICSFCGKRFGRSEHLKTHMRSHTGEKPFSCSECEMTFSQSAHLKKHLKTHMGEEPLTCFEFRKRCG; translated from the exons ATGTCTAAAGTCCAAATGCTGAGAGCGTTGGTGAAGCAGCGACTAACTGCGGCTGCTGAAGAGATATTTGGGCTGTTTGAAAGAACGATAGCAGAGTACGAGGAGGAACTTTGTCGATCAAAAGAGGAGAACGAGCGACAACGGAAACGACTGGACGCTGTTATCAACTCTCAACTTGggttacacagagcag acATCCAGCAGCCGTCGGTGGTTAAAGAGGAGgttccccctgagcagcaggagtggagctccagtgtggaccaggaggacccagagcctccacacattaaagaggaacaggaggagctctggatcagtcaggagggagagcagcttcaagggctggaggaggatgatgatatCACCGAGTTCACATCCACTCCTGTCCTTGTGAAGAGTGAcgatgatgaagagaaaccaGATCCAGATAGACATTTACAACCAGAATATGATGACAAGTTTGGAGCGCCTTCTGAACCAGACACTGATGACAGTGAGGATTTTTGGAAGGAGACCAGAAAACCTCAGTCAGGCTTAATCTTTCATGAAAATGATGAAGTCCCTGTCAGTGATTTGATTGTTGgtgagaaaccatttagctgctctgagtgtgggaaaagatttggtcaAAGTGGAGATCTGAAGAgacacatgagatctcatacaggagagaaaccatttagctgctctcaGTGTGGAAAAAGATTCAGTCAAAATGGAAATCTGAAGAGACACATGATATcgcacacaggagagaaaccatttagctgttctgaatgtgggaaaagatttggccTCAGTGAAAATCTAAATGTccacatgagatctcatacaggaGAAAAATCATTTAGCTGTCCTGGCTGTGAAAAAAGATTTCGCAGAAGTGGAGATCTGAGGACACACATGAGAattcatacaggagagaaaccatttatcTGCTCTTtctgtgggaaaagatttggccGAAGTGAACATCTAAAGACACACATGAGatctcacacaggagagaaaccatttagctgctcagAATGTGAGATGACATTTAGTCAAAGTGCACATCTGAAGAAACACTTGAAAACTCACATGGGAGAGGAACCTTTAACTTGCTTTGAGTTTCGTAAAAGATGTGGTTGA